In Actinomadura citrea, a single window of DNA contains:
- a CDS encoding DUF397 domain-containing protein, with product MDLTDIKWRRSSYSASNGGNCVELADAAGAVAVRDSKDPDGPVILLTRTALRTALNSTPTAR from the coding sequence ATGGACCTGACAGACATCAAGTGGCGCCGGAGCAGCTACAGCGCTTCTAACGGCGGCAACTGCGTCGAACTGGCGGATGCGGCCGGAGCGGTGGCGGTGCGGGACAGCAAGGACCCGGACGGTCCCGTCATCCTGCTGACCCGCACGGCCCTGCGCACCGCGCTGAACTCCACCCCCACAGCCCGCTGA